A genomic region of Desulfosarcina ovata subsp. ovata contains the following coding sequences:
- a CDS encoding carbon-nitrogen hydrolase family protein encodes MERFVAAAIQLNSKDNVAENLAVIKELVDAATGDGAKLIVLPEYANYLADENKLKHAETLDGPTMATYRELARTNGIYLNCGSFLEKSNDPKRSYNTSVLISPNGEIIDIYRKIHLFDVSIDHQVNDKESDSIVAGDKSVVARTPLLNIGLTICYDLRFPELFQALTDKGANLIAAPAAFTLFTGKDHWEPLLRARAIENEVFVIAAGQWGAHPENKSCFGSSMIIDPWGTVMAKASEGVGFITAPIDLQLQAKVRAQIPNLQNRRHFS; translated from the coding sequence ATGGAACGTTTTGTTGCCGCAGCGATTCAACTGAACTCAAAAGACAACGTTGCAGAAAATCTTGCCGTTATTAAAGAACTGGTCGACGCGGCCACTGGTGACGGCGCCAAACTGATTGTCCTACCGGAATATGCCAATTATCTGGCCGATGAGAACAAACTGAAACATGCGGAGACCCTGGACGGTCCAACCATGGCAACCTACCGCGAACTGGCCCGTACCAACGGCATCTACCTGAACTGCGGCAGTTTCCTGGAAAAATCGAACGATCCGAAACGGTCCTACAACACCTCCGTATTGATTTCTCCCAACGGAGAAATCATCGATATTTACCGCAAGATCCATCTCTTTGACGTCAGTATTGACCACCAGGTGAACGACAAGGAATCAGACAGCATCGTTGCGGGGGACAAAAGCGTCGTGGCCAGAACGCCCCTGCTGAATATCGGTTTGACCATCTGCTACGATTTGCGCTTTCCGGAACTGTTCCAAGCATTGACAGATAAAGGGGCAAACCTGATTGCCGCTCCGGCCGCGTTTACTTTGTTTACGGGAAAGGATCACTGGGAACCCTTACTTAGGGCCAGGGCCATAGAAAACGAGGTCTTCGTGATTGCGGCAGGACAGTGGGGCGCCCATCCTGAAAATAAGAGCTGCTTCGGTAGCAGCATGATCATCGATCCATGGGGTACGGTAATGGCAAAAGCGTCCGAGGGAGTCGGTTTTATCACCGCCCCCATCGATTTGCAGCTGCAAGCCAAGGTACGGGCCCAGATCCCCAACCTTCAAAACAGACGCCACTTCAGTTGA
- a CDS encoding ABC transporter substrate-binding protein, giving the protein MNETTQSVAEAVSAHSTVQRPAHGKMQWHVWSAILLILIGCLGSLPAGAADGNPFSTTPTTHHGRKWRIGYLEGGPYSNYPLNLKALVDALADLGWVETVESIPLGSEADTSLLWRWISRNIKSDYLRFVSDAYWSSNWDGKKRRIQNRRAVIKRLTTKKDIDLMLAMGTWAGQDLATNRHHVPTIVISSSNPVGSKIIKSEENSGFDHVNARVDPTRYERQLRIFHDIVGFTRLGIVYENDTVEGKTYAAINDVQTVAGEKHFDILSCHAPFSKVTQEEAFQAVLQCHRQLAPKVDAFYITVHRGVDLQRMPDLLAPFYEYKIPTFSQSGSQEVQAGVLLSIARAGFKYIAEFHAQTIAKIFNGAKPRDLDQLFQDPPRIAINTRTARIIGYDPPVEILNMADEIY; this is encoded by the coding sequence ATGAATGAAACAACCCAATCCGTTGCAGAAGCGGTATCGGCGCATTCCACGGTGCAACGACCGGCCCATGGGAAAATGCAATGGCATGTTTGGTCGGCGATCCTGCTGATCTTGATCGGTTGCCTGGGGTCCCTCCCGGCCGGTGCGGCCGATGGAAATCCCTTTTCGACCACACCCACCACCCATCACGGCCGGAAATGGCGGATCGGATACCTTGAAGGCGGGCCCTACAGCAATTATCCCCTCAATTTGAAAGCGCTGGTGGATGCCCTGGCGGACCTCGGGTGGGTCGAAACGGTCGAGAGCATTCCCCTGGGCAGCGAGGCCGACACATCCTTGCTGTGGCGCTGGATCAGCAGGAACATCAAAAGCGATTACCTGAGATTTGTGTCAGATGCTTACTGGTCGTCCAATTGGGATGGCAAAAAACGGCGCATTCAGAATCGACGCGCCGTCATCAAACGATTAACCACAAAAAAAGACATTGACCTGATGCTGGCCATGGGAACCTGGGCCGGCCAGGATCTGGCCACCAACCGGCACCATGTCCCGACCATCGTCATCTCATCGAGTAATCCGGTGGGCTCCAAAATCATCAAGAGTGAAGAGAATTCCGGTTTCGACCATGTCAATGCCCGCGTCGATCCAACCCGCTATGAACGGCAACTTCGCATTTTTCACGATATTGTCGGGTTTACCCGCCTGGGGATCGTTTACGAAAACGATACAGTTGAGGGAAAAACCTATGCCGCGATCAACGATGTTCAGACGGTGGCCGGGGAAAAACACTTCGACATCCTCTCCTGCCATGCGCCGTTCTCCAAGGTCACCCAGGAGGAAGCCTTCCAGGCGGTACTGCAGTGTCATCGCCAATTGGCACCGAAAGTCGACGCCTTTTACATCACCGTTCATCGGGGCGTCGATCTGCAGCGCATGCCCGACCTGCTCGCCCCCTTTTACGAATACAAGATTCCCACCTTTTCCCAAAGCGGTTCGCAGGAGGTCCAAGCGGGTGTCCTGCTGAGCATCGCCCGCGCGGGATTCAAATACATCGCCGAATTTCACGCGCAAACCATCGCCAAAATATTCAATGGCGCCAAACCGCGCGATCTGGATCAGCTGTTTCAGGATCCGCCGCGAATCGCCATCAACACCCGGACCGCCCGGATCATCGGCTATGATCCACCGGTCGAAATTTTAAACATGGCCGATGAGATCTATTGA
- a CDS encoding serine/threonine-protein kinase: MSAKSAEAHILWQTCKTIPTCVLAQSDAEIDPQQLQPPPPARPLLPHNARLMIRRCMIGGTDEPTLHPLEYRLKDKIGQGACGLVYAADQNTIDREVAIKVIRPEMANDDWIKSLFLSEAVVTGDLDHPNIVPVYDLGIDQEQRLFYTMKKIQGTSWNQVLTGKTEIENIDILLRVCDAVAFSHAKGVIHRDLKPHNIMLGDYGEVLVMDWGVAVSTSANGKAEVLTPLSSQAGTPVYMAPEMADANASRVNHLSDIYLLGGILYEIETGLTPHRASNLKECLRKVAANVIQPTDKQSELIDIALKAMATDPSQRYQSVAEFSQAIRDYQAHAQSIELCKRAAEIHAGANISHAYRDYQLALFSYENALLMWPENGQASAAKNAVNLDYAGAAFGNDDFDLAISLLDSGNDAHQALLSKALAARQQRHSHQKHLRWLKIASLTLVLVILVLVTTGLLIVNAQKNRAVSAEKQMRIAQTQALQEYYYSAIALASRKLGDQLYSQARTLLRKLPENLRGWEWGRLMRRCALDLATFKGHDQPVVAVAFSPDERHFVTADRGGIIKLWSRASGQDIRTYFGISGKIDDLRFSADNRQLLAVTSDGLMNSWDIASGVMDQTGYGDRGNDACLFHSPDSVFFIKRTLENTALIQTAKNNQPVCRLDGHSGAVYSASFSADNGRVVTGSADKSAIVWEIPSGLPLIRLEGHSGSVQAVQFSPSGRYILTGSADTTAKLWDATLNRNKIQLDGHRSFVSGVAFSPDNRKLATSSHDGTVKVWNIADQTVAATLTGHHGRVEAVSFSPDGQFLLSGGADNKAILWRIDTGAVVSIFEGHTHSVAAVDFSPDGKSAATGSWDRTIKLWDLTTHREKATWKGHQDAVIAIRFSPDGRWLLSGGKDRTARLWDTRTGTTVRVLKAHTASVYAVAFSRDSRRMATASWDKTVKIWDTSTGRRLQTLTGHSGSIYAVRFADNGRRVISAGWDRSIKIWDARSGQELLEMRGHSAPIVALAVSPDERMIATGGHDNTAIIWEADPYIDDPLAINK; the protein is encoded by the coding sequence ATGAGCGCGAAATCAGCTGAGGCGCACATTCTCTGGCAAACCTGTAAAACGATTCCCACCTGCGTACTGGCACAATCCGATGCCGAGATCGATCCGCAGCAGCTTCAACCGCCGCCCCCCGCCAGGCCGCTGTTACCGCACAACGCCCGTCTGATGATCCGTCGATGCATGATCGGCGGCACCGACGAACCGACGTTGCACCCGCTGGAGTATCGGCTCAAGGACAAAATCGGGCAGGGCGCCTGCGGCCTGGTGTATGCGGCCGATCAGAACACCATCGACCGCGAGGTGGCCATCAAGGTCATTCGTCCTGAAATGGCCAACGATGACTGGATCAAATCCCTTTTTCTCTCGGAAGCCGTGGTCACCGGCGATCTCGATCACCCCAACATTGTCCCCGTTTACGATCTGGGCATCGATCAGGAACAGCGCCTGTTCTATACCATGAAGAAAATCCAGGGGACGTCCTGGAACCAGGTGCTCACCGGGAAAACCGAAATCGAGAATATCGACATTCTGCTCAGGGTCTGCGATGCCGTTGCCTTTTCCCATGCCAAAGGCGTGATCCACCGCGATCTCAAACCCCACAACATCATGCTGGGGGACTACGGAGAAGTGCTGGTGATGGACTGGGGCGTCGCGGTCAGTACGTCGGCCAACGGCAAGGCTGAGGTGCTGACGCCCTTATCCAGCCAGGCGGGCACGCCCGTGTACATGGCGCCGGAGATGGCAGATGCCAATGCCAGCCGGGTCAACCACCTCAGCGACATCTATCTGCTCGGCGGCATTCTTTACGAGATCGAAACCGGCTTGACACCGCACCGTGCCAGCAATCTCAAAGAGTGCCTCAGAAAGGTGGCCGCCAATGTGATCCAGCCCACCGACAAACAGTCGGAGCTGATCGATATTGCCCTGAAGGCCATGGCAACCGATCCGTCCCAACGCTATCAGAGCGTGGCCGAATTCAGTCAGGCCATCCGCGACTATCAGGCCCATGCCCAAAGCATCGAGCTGTGCAAGCGTGCCGCCGAAATCCATGCCGGCGCCAATATCTCCCATGCCTACCGGGACTACCAGCTGGCGTTGTTCAGCTATGAAAATGCGCTGCTGATGTGGCCGGAAAACGGGCAGGCCTCGGCGGCGAAAAACGCGGTCAACCTGGATTACGCCGGGGCCGCCTTTGGAAACGACGATTTCGATCTGGCCATATCGCTCCTCGATTCGGGCAACGACGCCCATCAGGCGCTGTTGAGCAAGGCATTGGCGGCCAGGCAGCAGCGCCATTCGCATCAAAAGCATCTCCGATGGCTCAAGATCGCTTCCCTGACCCTGGTCCTGGTCATCCTGGTGCTTGTCACCACCGGACTGTTGATCGTCAACGCCCAGAAGAACCGGGCGGTCTCGGCGGAAAAGCAGATGCGCATCGCCCAAACCCAAGCGTTGCAGGAATACTATTACAGCGCCATTGCCCTGGCATCCCGCAAATTGGGCGATCAGCTCTACTCCCAAGCCAGAACCCTGCTCCGGAAATTACCGGAAAATCTGCGCGGCTGGGAGTGGGGCCGCCTCATGCGGCGCTGTGCCCTGGATCTGGCCACGTTCAAGGGGCATGATCAACCGGTCGTGGCCGTCGCGTTTTCCCCGGATGAGCGCCATTTTGTCACCGCCGACCGGGGAGGAATCATCAAGTTATGGAGTCGGGCGAGCGGTCAGGATATCCGTACCTATTTCGGCATCTCCGGGAAAATTGACGATCTGCGCTTTTCGGCGGACAACCGGCAGCTTCTGGCGGTCACCAGCGACGGACTGATGAACTCCTGGGACATCGCCAGCGGCGTTATGGACCAGACCGGATATGGGGACAGGGGCAACGACGCCTGTTTGTTCCATTCGCCGGACAGCGTGTTTTTCATCAAACGGACGCTGGAAAATACGGCACTGATTCAGACGGCCAAAAACAACCAGCCGGTCTGCCGGTTGGACGGTCACAGCGGTGCGGTTTACAGTGCTTCTTTTTCAGCCGATAACGGCAGGGTCGTGACCGGCAGCGCCGACAAAAGCGCAATTGTCTGGGAGATCCCCAGCGGGCTGCCGCTGATCAGGCTGGAGGGGCATTCCGGCAGCGTCCAGGCCGTTCAATTCTCACCCAGCGGACGGTATATCCTGACCGGCAGTGCCGATACGACCGCAAAGCTCTGGGACGCCACGCTGAACCGGAACAAAATCCAGTTGGACGGTCACCGCAGTTTCGTCAGCGGGGTCGCTTTTTCACCGGACAACCGCAAACTGGCCACCAGCAGCCATGACGGCACGGTGAAAGTGTGGAATATCGCCGATCAGACCGTGGCTGCGACCCTGACCGGGCATCACGGCCGCGTCGAGGCGGTGTCGTTTTCCCCCGATGGTCAATTTCTGCTCTCCGGCGGCGCGGACAACAAGGCCATCCTCTGGCGGATCGATACCGGCGCGGTCGTGTCCATTTTTGAGGGGCACACCCATTCCGTTGCCGCGGTGGATTTCTCACCCGACGGGAAGTCCGCTGCGACCGGAAGCTGGGACCGAACCATCAAGCTTTGGGATTTGACGACCCATCGGGAAAAAGCGACCTGGAAGGGGCATCAGGATGCCGTTATCGCAATTCGGTTTTCTCCGGACGGCCGTTGGCTGCTCAGCGGTGGAAAAGACCGCACCGCAAGGCTTTGGGATACCCGGACAGGAACCACCGTCCGGGTGCTGAAGGCCCATACGGCATCCGTTTATGCGGTGGCCTTTTCCCGGGACAGCCGCCGCATGGCAACCGCCAGCTGGGATAAAACCGTCAAGATCTGGGACACCTCCACCGGCCGGCGGTTGCAGACCCTGACGGGACATTCGGGTTCGATTTATGCCGTCCGCTTTGCCGACAATGGCCGGCGGGTGATATCCGCCGGATGGGATCGCAGCATTAAAATCTGGGATGCGCGGAGCGGACAGGAACTCCTTGAAATGCGGGGCCATTCGGCGCCGATCGTCGCCCTTGCCGTTTCACCGGACGAGCGCATGATCGCCACCGGAGGCCATGACAATACCGCCATTATCTGGGAAGCCGATCCATATATTGATGATCCATTGGCGATTAACAAATAG
- a CDS encoding methyl-accepting chemotaxis protein, translated as MFSNLKISTKIIGGFSIVLLLMMVVGYVGLNGMSGTKDRIIKADDVNRIVKMIQEARQNEKNFIIRGDEEYIQKVFETANLLVNQAKETKAKFDQAINKEQMDQVLSKAADYNAAFGRYVALENEKKDLMDQMRSKARDTIVKLEEIRTNQKSQLNGILTSQSNRYSGNNADFQAALNDKLVKADDANRMIKWFLEMRKNEKELILSGEQQYLDAVTESMDKIIALGNNLKNRFNAPENIAQVKSALDSLSAYETAFSAFFGKVAEQKTSDQQMVAAAREARDVCDIARADQKAKMESQIGRATFFIYVFFGIALAFGAGLALWIAITIKKSMAYAVDISTRVASGDLTQQIEVSGQDEIGILLSAMKDMVDNLNHMFIDISKGVETLASSSTELSAISQQMAASSEQSAGKSSNVATAAEEMSANMNSVAAAAEQASQNVGIVASATEEMSSTIQEIAQNTEKGRSISLEAVTQTTNASQKMEQLGRAALSVGKVTETITDISEQTNLLALNATIEAARAGEAGKGFAVVANEIKELAKQTAEATGQIRQQIEEIQVSTENSVEEIQRVTGIINNVNDVVGNIASAIEEQSIATKEIAGNVAQASDGIQEVTQNVAEASTVSLNISSDIVEVNTASQEIANASSQVRISSEELSTLSERLKKMVNQFQIKM; from the coding sequence ATGTTCAGCAATCTCAAAATCTCCACAAAAATTATTGGCGGGTTCAGCATTGTTCTTCTATTGATGATGGTCGTCGGTTATGTTGGACTAAACGGAATGTCAGGTACCAAAGACCGTATTATCAAGGCCGACGACGTGAATCGGATCGTAAAGATGATCCAGGAAGCCCGCCAAAATGAAAAAAACTTCATCATTCGCGGAGATGAGGAATACATACAAAAGGTCTTTGAGACCGCGAATCTATTAGTCAATCAGGCCAAAGAAACCAAAGCAAAGTTCGATCAAGCGATCAACAAAGAACAAATGGATCAGGTCCTATCCAAGGCCGCAGACTACAATGCCGCGTTCGGCAGGTATGTCGCGCTTGAAAACGAAAAAAAGGATCTGATGGATCAGATGAGATCCAAGGCGCGCGATACCATCGTCAAACTTGAAGAAATTCGTACCAACCAAAAAAGTCAATTAAATGGTATTTTAACAAGCCAAAGCAATCGTTACTCGGGGAATAACGCCGATTTTCAAGCCGCTCTGAACGATAAACTCGTCAAAGCGGATGACGCCAACCGAATGATCAAGTGGTTTTTGGAAATGCGTAAAAACGAAAAGGAGTTGATTCTTTCCGGCGAGCAGCAATATCTCGATGCCGTTACCGAATCCATGGACAAAATCATCGCTTTGGGCAATAACCTGAAAAACAGGTTCAACGCACCGGAAAACATTGCCCAGGTCAAATCTGCATTGGATTCCCTGTCGGCGTATGAGACCGCCTTTAGCGCCTTCTTCGGGAAAGTGGCTGAGCAAAAAACCAGCGACCAACAAATGGTGGCCGCCGCCCGCGAAGCCCGCGATGTATGTGACATCGCCAGGGCTGACCAGAAAGCCAAAATGGAATCCCAGATTGGCAGGGCCACCTTCTTTATTTATGTGTTTTTCGGAATTGCCCTTGCTTTTGGGGCGGGTCTCGCTCTGTGGATCGCCATTACCATTAAGAAATCGATGGCCTATGCCGTTGATATTTCCACCCGCGTGGCAAGTGGAGATTTGACCCAACAGATTGAAGTCAGTGGTCAAGATGAAATTGGCATCTTGTTGTCAGCCATGAAAGACATGGTTGATAATCTCAACCACATGTTTATCGATATTTCAAAAGGTGTTGAAACGCTGGCGTCATCATCCACCGAACTGTCCGCGATTTCGCAGCAGATGGCTGCCAGTTCCGAGCAATCTGCCGGCAAATCATCCAATGTCGCCACCGCTGCGGAAGAAATGAGCGCCAACATGAATTCTGTTGCCGCAGCGGCCGAACAAGCCTCCCAAAATGTCGGTATTGTCGCATCGGCGACCGAAGAAATGAGCTCGACGATTCAGGAAATCGCCCAAAACACGGAAAAAGGGCGTTCGATCTCTTTGGAAGCCGTTACCCAAACAACAAATGCCTCCCAAAAAATGGAGCAACTGGGGCGTGCGGCCCTTTCTGTAGGTAAGGTCACCGAAACCATAACGGACATTTCGGAACAGACCAACCTGCTGGCCCTCAATGCCACCATCGAAGCTGCCCGTGCCGGAGAAGCAGGCAAGGGATTTGCCGTTGTCGCCAACGAAATCAAAGAATTAGCCAAGCAAACAGCCGAGGCAACCGGGCAAATCCGACAACAAATTGAAGAGATACAGGTTTCCACAGAAAATTCCGTTGAAGAAATTCAGAGAGTAACCGGGATCATCAATAATGTCAATGATGTGGTTGGCAACATCGCATCGGCCATAGAGGAGCAGTCAATCGCCACCAAGGAAATCGCCGGCAATGTTGCCCAGGCCTCAGATGGAATTCAGGAGGTTACACAGAATGTTGCCGAAGCGTCGACAGTTTCGCTTAATATTTCAAGCGACATCGTCGAAGTCAATACTGCTTCCCAAGAAATCGCCAACGCGAGTTCCCAGGTTAGAATAAGTTCGGAAGAATTGTCGACCCTATCCGAACGATTGAAAAAAATGGTGAATCAGTTTCAAATCAAGATGTGA
- a CDS encoding sigma-54-dependent transcriptional regulator produces the protein MARVLILDDDPNIQRLLEELVLSMGHAYASSRKLADGLSMVKQDDYDLILLDLDFPTGNGLDILPELIRLPSSPEVIIITGIGNTTGAEIAFKFGAWDYIRKPFLLEEVSFHITRALKYRKEKTNLKPPVVLKRQHIIGESESILMCLEDIAKSAATDISVLITGETGTGKELFARAIHQNSHRSEKEFVIVDCGALPETLVESILFGHEKGAFTGADNRKEGIIAQADGGTLFFDEIGELDPMIQKKLLRTLQEHSLRTVGGRKELPVDFRLVAATNRDLDEMVHENTFREDLLFRIRGIEIRLPPLRQRTEDVPLIAFKKIQQIGARFGLETKGVSAEFMEILRKYDWPGNVRELIHVLEHSIANAGPDPTLVPKHLPPHYRTMLFERDNTDLAECDAISATDACFITDGKLARWADYRFQTEKSYLHALLSECNGSWENACRLSGFGKSRFYELLKKHNLSLEKQSVSPPACFASQNY, from the coding sequence ATGGCACGGGTATTGATTCTGGACGACGATCCAAACATTCAACGGCTTCTTGAAGAACTGGTCTTGAGCATGGGACATGCGTATGCTTCGTCTCGCAAACTGGCTGACGGGTTATCGATGGTTAAACAGGATGACTATGACCTTATTTTATTGGATCTTGACTTCCCCACCGGAAATGGACTCGACATATTGCCGGAACTGATCCGACTACCCAGCTCACCCGAGGTGATCATTATCACCGGTATCGGCAACACCACAGGCGCCGAGATTGCATTTAAATTTGGGGCCTGGGACTATATAAGAAAACCATTCTTACTTGAGGAAGTTTCATTTCACATTACCCGTGCGCTTAAATATCGCAAGGAGAAGACGAATCTCAAGCCGCCGGTGGTACTGAAAAGACAACATATCATCGGCGAATCCGAGTCGATTCTGATGTGCCTGGAGGACATCGCAAAATCGGCCGCAACGGACATCAGCGTCCTGATTACGGGGGAGACGGGAACCGGAAAGGAATTATTTGCCAGGGCAATTCATCAAAACAGCCATCGCTCGGAAAAGGAGTTTGTAATTGTTGATTGCGGCGCACTCCCGGAGACCCTGGTGGAGAGCATTCTGTTTGGACATGAAAAAGGTGCCTTTACCGGTGCGGATAACCGCAAGGAGGGGATTATCGCCCAGGCCGACGGAGGAACGCTGTTTTTCGATGAAATAGGAGAACTCGATCCGATGATCCAAAAAAAGTTGTTGAGAACACTACAGGAGCACAGCCTGAGGACTGTCGGTGGCAGAAAAGAGCTTCCTGTGGATTTCCGTCTCGTCGCCGCAACCAACCGGGATCTGGATGAAATGGTTCACGAAAACACGTTTCGCGAGGATCTGCTGTTTCGGATTCGTGGCATTGAAATCAGGCTGCCGCCGCTTCGGCAACGCACCGAGGATGTGCCGCTCATTGCCTTTAAAAAGATTCAGCAGATTGGCGCCCGATTTGGCCTGGAAACCAAAGGCGTATCTGCCGAATTCATGGAAATCCTTCGAAAATACGACTGGCCCGGCAATGTCCGGGAACTCATTCATGTTCTGGAGCATTCTATCGCCAATGCCGGCCCGGATCCCACACTGGTTCCCAAGCACCTTCCCCCCCATTACCGTACCATGTTGTTTGAACGCGATAATACCGACCTTGCGGAATGCGATGCCATTTCGGCTACGGATGCCTGTTTTATCACCGATGGCAAACTGGCAAGATGGGCTGACTATCGTTTTCAGACAGAGAAAAGCTATCTGCATGCTCTGCTATCCGAGTGCAATGGCAGTTGGGAGAATGCGTGTCGTCTATCCGGCTTCGGAAAATCGAGGTTTTATGAACTGCTGAAAAAACACAACCTCTCGCTTGAAAAACAAAGCGTCTCCCCCCCCGCCTGCTTCGCGAGTCAAAATTATTGA